In Flavobacterium hankyongi, the genomic window CCATAATCGATTTTCCAAGGTATTCTGGATTTTCAGTTGGTTTTGAGCCTGATTCACTATCTGTTGCATCATTTGATGTTTTTACTTCTGGTAACGTTTTATGTTGATAGTTTACATCTAGTTTTTCTAACGAATGACTATTTATCATTCGACTCACTGTATAATTTTTATTCAAATCAAAAGCTTTTTCGAGAACAGGAGCTAAGCTTTCTGGTTTGTAGCATTTTCTGTAGTCAATGCTGTATCTTTCAAATCCAATTTTTTCTTGTATAAATTCTCCAGAAACAATTAATGGTTCTTCAAATTGCATGTAGGTTTCGTTTTCTAATCCAATTCCCCAATAATATTTTTTTGTCTCTTTGTTTTTCATTTATACTAATTTTCGTTTTTAAGATTAATTATATTTTAATGTTTTTATTCAGAAATATAGATTCATTAGATTAAAAATCAGTGACAGAAAATCTCATAATGAGTAAGCATGTTTTTGCCTCCATTAAAAAAGTTTAAGTCTGTTTTAAAAATTTAGGAATTTCTATTTTAGAAAATTTGCACTTGTATCAACTGAAAGATTGATAAAAAATAAAATTGTGATTAATCACTTTTATATCAATAATTTAAGAAGAAGAATGGTGAGATTCTAACTTTCAACATTCATGGTTTTTCTAAGTTGCAAAAGTAGTTTTTTATTATCTTATTTCCAAGTAGTTAATATTGAGAATCAATTTTTTTTGATGTTGAAAAAATTAGCCTGATTATGCTTATTCATGGTAATAAAATACATAAGAGGAATACAATTCGTCATTCCACCAATCCTTCCTAACTTCAGAAAAATAGTTGTAATTAATCTTTCCTGCTTGCGATTGTAGTGGATAAATTACTATGCCGTTTTCTCGATAAGCTTTATGTAAATTCGTCTCAGGTACAACAGGTACAATATGCCCAGAAAGGCCTTTTTCTTTTCTTTTAGCACAAATTATCCCAATACCACCTTCAGTATTTACTTTATTTTGAATTTCATCAGCTGTGAACATTCTTTTCCAACCAAAACTTGCTCCCCATTCTAAGAACCAATCGTGTATTGCACTCGAATAAATACGATCAACAGTTTGTTCAAAAACAGCTTCTACTTCCTGTCCCATCATTATCTTTTCTAGAGACTCATCTGTCCACCAAACTGTTGGAAGGTATACTTTGGAGAAATAGCAATAATCATAAGAGTAAACATTGCAATATGTATCTTCTACCGTTCGTTGATATCTAAGATTTTCAGCTACATTCAATTTATTTATTAATTGTTCTATGCTTTCCTTTTTACTTGTTGGGCTTTCTAAATTTCTAAACGGAATACTAGAATCTCCAAGAGGTTTTTCTTTCATTTCCATAGAATCTAATCGAGATGCTGGATCGGGCAATAAATCAGCTTTCCTAATCAAATTATTTGGTATTGGATTATTTTGTAGAGATACAGTATGTTTTTCCATCTTGATAACTAAAATTAATTTATTTAAGATTACAGGATTAGCTATTTGTATAACGCAATTTTATCAAACAAGGGGGTAAATATATGAATTTTAAATTTCTCAAAGAGTTTTGAAAATAGACAAATGAGAGAAAAATATTGAATAGAATTTATTTGTTTGTTGTCTCTGTTTTTTAATTAAACTTAGTTCATTATTATTAATAAATTTGAATTTTATAATTCCAATTTTTTGACTAAATTTCCTAAAAAGAATTATTAAATGAAATTAAAAAGAATGCTAGCTTCAATTTACATTTTTACTTTGTTTTCATGCAAAACAGCAACTAATACAAATTTGATTGCTGAATCAACTTTTTCCAAAAGTAATGATATTAGTATGCTAAATAAGTTAGTAAATGATTCAGTTTTTGTAAATCTTTCGGATTATAGCAAAGATTTTATTCTTGATATGAAATATGCGACAGATGATAATTTTCTTAAATCAAAAGTTTATGATTGCGGTTCTTGTTATTTGAGAAGTAAAACGATAAAATCGCTAGTAGAAGCAAATAAAGAGTTCATTAAAAAAGGATACAAAATAAAATTGTTTGATTGTTATCGTCCTTTAGATGTGCAAAAAAGAATGTGGGAAATAGTTCCTAATGCAACTTATGTAGCTAATCCCAAGAGAGGTTCAATACATAATAGAGGAGGAGCTGTTGACATTACT contains:
- a CDS encoding M15 family metallopeptidase, producing MKLKRMLASIYIFTLFSCKTATNTNLIAESTFSKSNDISMLNKLVNDSVFVNLSDYSKDFILDMKYATDDNFLKSKVYDCGSCYLRSKTIKSLVEANKEFIKKGYKIKLFDCYRPLDVQKRMWEIVPNATYVANPKRGSIHNRGGAVDITLVDKNGKELDMGTKFDHFGPESSHFFSNLSSEVIKNRKMLKKIMLKYGFESFDSEWWHYNLTDAKKDKLSNFNWECD